In the genome of Montipora foliosa isolate CH-2021 chromosome 3, ASM3666993v2, whole genome shotgun sequence, one region contains:
- the LOC137994354 gene encoding fatty-acid amide hydrolase 2-like codes for MLKAIGAWVAGLRNNVFQVEQGVCVPGPTDPILNLPGCIIAQKIKERELKCEETIKVFINRIFEVNPLLNAVVGDRFEEAIAEARYIDQVLDSDEPEFDEEKTSLLRKPLLGVPVTVKESLACKGLSHSAGAVDRKDEIATEDATVVDNLRKAGAIPIAVTNCSELCTWFETNNKVYGRTNNPYDTSKMAGGSSGGEGAIISAAGSIFGVGSDLAGSARIPAFFNGIFAHKPSSVAVCKQGHIPVESTFSCKEYLAIGPMCRYADDLLPMLKAMVGPKAYELGLDEKVDLSYLKVYTVHESHFPILSTSPVNAELMERQQQVCTFLEERFFAKVQDAGILSFRYSLFIWLSMFDFTNNKLSTQLQHYSKETKVINPFFEFFKYFLGHSKYHFATMVLVGMEFLCHLFPMTLSTFFKIGTQMREEIQDLLGDDGILLYPSYPHTALPHQRCLLAPMNFSFSGIFNVLNLPVTQCPLGLGRDGLPLGIQIIVGRNNDKLSLAVAKQLENEFGGWKEWYPGKLSNQKSN; via the exons ATGTTAAAG GCAATAGGGGCGTGGGTTGCAGGGCTGCGAAACAACGTTTTCCAAGTTGAACAAGGAGTCTGTGTTCCTGGTCCAACTGatccaattttaaatttaccggGATGTATCATCGCTCAGAAAATAAAGGAGCGTGAGTTAAAATGCGAGGAAACAATCAAAGTATTTATCAACCGAATCTTTGAAGTGAACCCGTTACTGAACGCTGTGGTTGGAGATCGGTTCGAGGAAGCCATAGCAGAAGCAAGGTACATCGATCAAGTACTCGATTCTGACGAGCCAGAATTCGATGAGGAAAAAACGTCTTTGTTAAGAAAACCTTTGTTGGGAGTACCTGTAACCGTGAAAGAGTCACTTGCATGCAAGGGGTTATCACATTCGGCTGGAGCGGTGGATCGGAAAGATGAGATTGCTACGGAAGACGCGACTGTTGTTGATAATCTGCGTAAAGCTGGCGCTATCCCCATCGCTGTTACAAACTGCAGCGAGCTGTGTACGTGGTTTGAGACAAACAATAAGGTGTATGGTAGGACAAATAATCCGTACGATACATCAAAGATGGCAGGGGGAAGTTCAGGTGGAGAAGGAGCAATCATTTCCGCTGCTGGTTCCATTTTTGGTGTTGGCTCTGACCTGG ctgGTAGTGCACGAATTCCGGCGTTTTTCAATGGAATATTTGCGCATAAACCTAGTTCCGTCGCTGTATGTAAGCAAGGGCACATACCTGTAGAAAGTACTTTTTCTTGCAAAGAGTATCTTGCTATTGGGCCAATGTGTAGGTACGCCGACGACCTGCTTCCTATGCTAAAAGCCATGGTGGGCCCGAAAGCGTATGAACTGGGCTTGGATGAAAAAGTGGATCTGTCCTACCTAAAGGTCTACACTGTTCATGAATCCCACTTTCCTATTCTGAGTACTTCACCCGTGAACGCAGAATTGATGGAACGCCAGCAGCAAGTTTGCACCTTCTTGGAGGAACGCTTTTTTGCCAAAGTTCAAGATGCTGGCATCCTGTCGTTTCGATATTCTCTCTTCATTTGGCTCTCCATGTTCGACTTCACAAACAATAAACTCAGTACACAGCTTCAGCACTACAGCAAAGAGACAAAGGTAATTAACCCGTTTTTTGAGTTTTTTAAGTATTTTCTGGGACACTCGAAGTATCACTTTGCTACAATGGTGCTTGTTGGAATGGAGTTTCTTTGCCACCTCTTCCCAATGACTTTGTCGACGTTTTTCAAGATAGGTACCCAAATGCGTGAAGAAATTCAGGATCTTCTTGGCGATGACGGCATTTTGCTTTATCCGTCATATCCGCACACAGCGCTGCCACACCAGAGATGTCTTCTCGCACCAATGAATTTCAGTTTTTCCGGGATCTTTAACGTTTTGAATCTGCCTGTCACACAGTGCCCTTTGGGTCTTGGACGAGACGGCCTTCCGCTGGGTATACAGATCATTGTCGGAAGAAACAACGACAAGCTGTCACTTGCAGTTGCTAAGCAACTTGAAAATGAGTTTGGTGGATGGAAAGAGTGGTATCCTGGGAAATTGTCCAACCAGAAGTCAAACTAG
- the LOC137994353 gene encoding fatty-acid amide hydrolase 2-A-like, with the protein MDKSQPSIVELWSDLVRLLLFPIFRKNQQQTQYMWTGWPVFSSALQAIGSLVGCLWNIFFPGQQGICVSGPTDPILNLPGCIITQKIRKRELTCEEIIRAFINRIYQVNPLLNAVVGDRFEEAMAEARYIDQVLDSDEPEYDEEKTSLLRKPLLGVPVTVKESLACKGLPHSAGLVDRTDAIATEDAIVVENLRKAGAIPIAVTNCSEACIWFETDNVLYGRTNNPYDTSKMAGGSSGGEGSIISAAGSVCGVGSDVAGSVRIPALFNGIFAHKPSPLVVSNKGHMPGGNTYACDKYLVMGPMCRYADDLVPMLQAMAGSEAHKLGLDEKVDLSYIKVYTVHESHFPLLSTSPVNSELMERLKQACTFLQERFFATVKDAGIKSFQYSPFIWLSMFDIQSDKLSTQLQHYNKEANMLNPFTEIFKSFLGYSKYHWFTMAFIGMEFIYQYCPGALSKFLILGTQMRKEIQDLLGNDGVLLYPSYPHSALPHQRVFLAPMNFTFSGIFNVMNLPVTQCPLGLDREGLPLGIQIVAGRNNDKLSLAVAKQLENEFGGWREWYPGKYSDQEPPNQFDL; encoded by the exons ATG GACAAGTCGCAGCCCAGCATAGTGGAATTATGGAGTGATTTGGTACGCTTGCTTTTGTTTCCGATCTTCaggaaaaaccaacaacaaacgcAATATATGTGGACCGGCTGGCCCGTTTTCTCCTCTGCATTACAGGCAATAGGGTCGTTGGTTGGATGTTTGTGgaacattttttttccaggtcaACAAGGAATTTGTGTTTCTGGCCCAACCGACCCAATCTTAAATTTACCGGGATGTATCATCACTCAGAAGATAAGGAAACGCGAACTAACATGCGAGGAAATAATCAGAGCGTTTATCAATCGAATTTATCAAGTGAATCCATTACTGAACGCTGTGGTTGGAGATAGGTTCGAGGAAGCCATGGCAGAAGCAAGGTACATCGATCAAGTACTCGATTCTGACGAGCCAGAATACGATGAGGAAAAAACTTCTTTGTTAAGAAAACCTTTGTTGGGAGTTCCAGTAACCGTGAAAGAATCGCTCGCATGCAAGGGATTACCACATTCGGCTGGACTGGTGGATAGAACAGATGCGATTGCCACGGAAGACGCGATAGTTGTTGAGAATCTCCGTAAAGCTGGCGCTATTCCCATCGCTGTTACAAATTGCAGTGAGGCATGTATTTGGTTTGAGACAGACAATGTTCTGTACGGAAGGACAAACAATCCATACGATACATCTAAGATGGCTGGAGGAAGTTCAGGTGGGGAAGGATCCATCATCTCCGCTGCTGGCTCTGTTTGTGGTGTTGGCTCTGACGTTG ctggcAGTGTACGAATTCCTGCGCTTTTCAACGGAATATTTGCCCACAAGCCCAGCCCACTTGTTGTATCCAATAAAGGACACATGCCAGGAGGAAATACTTATGCTTGCGATAAGTACCTTGTTATGGGGCCAATGTGTCGGTACGCGGACGACCTGGTCCCCATGCTTCAAGCAATGGCAGGCTCTGAAGCGCATAAATTGGGTTTGGATGAAAAAGTGGATCTGTCCTACATAAAGGTCTACACTGTTCATGAATCGCACTTTCCTCTTCTGAGTACTTCACCCGTGAACTCAGAATTGATGGAACGCTTAAAACAGGCTTGCACCTTCTTGCAGGAGCGCTTTTTTGCCACAGTTAAAGATGCTGGTATCAAGTCCTTTCAATACTCTCCCTTTATTTGGTTATCCATGTTTGACATCCAAAGCGATAAACTAAGTACACAGCTTCAGCACTACAACAAAGAGGCCAATATGCTTAACCCCTTTACTGAGATTTTTAAGTCTTTTCTTGGTTACTCAAAGTATCACTGGTTTACTATGGCATTTATTGGAATGGAATTTATTTACCAGTATTGCCCCGGGGCTTTGTCGAAGTTTCTTATATTAGGAACCCAAATGCGTAAAGAGATTCAGGATCTTCTTGGCAATGATGGCGTTTTGCTTTATCCTTCATATCCGCACTCAGCGCTGCCACATCAGAGGGTTTTTCTCGCACCAATGAATTTCACTTTTTCAGGAATCTTTAATGTGATGAATTTGCCTGTCACGCAGTGCCCTCTGGGTCTTGACAGAGAAGGGCTTCCGCTGGGCATACAGATCGTTGCCGGAAGAAACAACGACAAGCTGTCACTAGCAGTTGCTAAGCAACTTGAAAATGAGTTTGGTGGATGGAGAGAATGGTACCCTGGGAAATATTCTGACCAGGAGCCGCCAAACCAGTTTGACTTGTGA
- the LOC137995094 gene encoding uncharacterized protein, with amino-acid sequence MTSLKTIGAAERSVQSVKAVLTKQVLDGKANTLSLEHRLANLLILNRSTPHTVTGRSPAELYLGRQIRNCFTLLKPNLNRAVEEQQLKQKEHHDEGRVKSREFKLNEVVLVRNWRRGIERWIPGLITQVKGPRTYLVRCGNQIRFVHLDHLKSARRFQSSSSWEGEGESNYAGNLLSSQAEVRSTLLSPSESLASTSGTGEVPDAGDAEEHGTTEVTHEPSLGDAAEGTSSSESPSSSPPAQRNPCRERRPPRRLICEM; translated from the coding sequence ATGACCAGCTTGAAAACCATTGGAGCTGCTGAACGTTCTGTACAGTCTGTGAAGGCGGTTTTGACCAAACAAGTGCTGGATGGCAAAGCAAATACTCTTAGTCTGGAACATCGCCTGGCCAATCTTCTTATTCTAAATCGCAGCACACCTCACACTGTCACAGGGCGATCCCCCGCTGAACTTTACTTGGGACGACAGATTAGGAACTGTTTCACATTACTGAAACCAAACCTCAACAGAGCAGTGGAGGAGCAACAGTTGAAGCAGAAAGAGCACCACGATGAAGGACGAGTGAAGTCCCGAGAGTTCAAGTTGAACGAAGTGGTTTTAGTTCGTAATTGGAGGCGGGGAATTGAAAGGTGGATTCCTGGGCTGATCACTCAGGTGAAAGGTCCCCGCACTTACCTAGTTCGCTGTGGGAACCAAATACGATTTGTTCACCTGGACCACTTGAAGAGTGCTCGCCGTTTCCAGTCTTCAAGCTCTTGGGAGGGAGAGGGAGAGAGTAATTACGCAGGAAACTTGCTAAGTTCCCAAGCCGAAGTGCGGAGTACTTTGCTGAGTCCCTCTGAGTCACTGGCTAGTACATCCGGGACAGGGGAGGTTCCGGATGCAGGCGACGCGGAGGAACACGGGACAACCGAAGTGACACACGAACCATCACTGGGCGACGCTGCGGAGGGAACAAGCTCTTCGGAGTCACCATCGTCATCACCCCCAGCGCAGAGGAACCCGTGTCGCGAGAGGAGACCACCACGCAGGCTCATATGTGAAATGTGA
- the LOC137995095 gene encoding uncharacterized protein, with product MALPNGFKFHRRNHLESETVAQFVVELKRLALKCEFGTFLEEALRDRLVCGLKSVQIQKKLLAERDLTFKKAFETAQSMELANKEDFRDVSVPVDDTVNKVGKYASPGQSYEGAVSCFRCGGKHSPSGCWANVQCYQCHTKSHLAKMCDKKRKVQSTHYLEFGLPASTTEEQSGLGLYTLKSKGQGGLGFQVQLLLEGKPVSMEVDTGSAVSIVSEVEYKNLFKHLKLQPTQFHLKTYSGEP from the exons atggcgCTT CCGAACGGTTTTAAGTTTCATCGTCGAAATCACCTTGAGAGCGAAACGGTCGCTCAGTTTGTGGTTGAGTTGAAGCGACTGGCGTTGAAGTGTGAATTTGGAACCTTTTTGGAAGAAGCGTTACGGGACCGCCTCGTTTGCGGATTGAAAAGCGTACAAATTCAGAAGAAATTGTTGGCGGAGAGAGACTTGACTTTCAAGAAAGCGTTTGAAACAGCACAATCCATGGAGTTGGCCAACAAAGAAGATTTTCGAGACGTCAGTGTGCCTGTGGACGATACCGTTAATAAGGTCGGCAAATATGCCAGTCCAGGGCAGTCGTATGAGGGAGCCGTGAGTTGTTTTCGTTGTGGTGGAAAGCATTCCCCATCAGGGTGCTGGGCCAATGTTCAATGTTACCAGTGTCATACGAAGAGTCACCTTGCTAAGATGTGCGATAAGAAAAGGAAAGTGCAATCTACGCATTATTTGGAATTTGGTTTACCCGCGAGTACGACTGAGGAGCAGTCTGGACTGGGATTGTACACTCTCAAGTCTAAAGGACAAGGTGGATTAGGTTTTCAAGTTCAATTATTGTTGGAGGGTAAGCCAGTCAGCATGGAAGTTGACACTGGATCAGCGGTGTCCATTGTCTCTGAGGTGGAGTATAAGAACTTGTTTAAGCACCTCAAATTGCAGCCAACACAGTTCCACTTGAAAACCTATTCGGGAGAGCCATAA
- the LOC137995093 gene encoding uncharacterized protein: MCSLDVTSLFTNVPLDETIQICLDRLYSLPDPQLLRTVLKDLLPFATKKSHFIFDGQYYDQIDGVAMGSPLGPVLANIFMCHFEEKWLMNSRFCPSLWFRDVDSTFTMFDSKDNANEFLSFLNSRHDSIKFTIEFEEDNKIPFLDILLKCCPDNTFSTSVYRKKTFTDLYHQSLLQAAIKDLRKLLLQNSCPQGVITFNINDVLNKNKNKSNNPVQGTVPKKDILIVLPQIRSSQ, encoded by the coding sequence ATGTGTTCTTTGGATGTCACTTCTCTATTTACAAATGTGCCGCTTGATGAAACAATACAGATTTGTCTAGACAGATTGTACTCTCTCCCTGATCCGCAATTACTTCGTACTGTTTTGAAAGATCTATTACCGTTTGCCACTAAGAAGAGCCATTTTATATTTGATGGCCAATACTACGATCAGATTGATGGTGTAGCCATGGGTTCACCTTTAGGCCCCGTTTTggctaacattttcatgtgccactttgaagaaaaatggttgATGAACAGCAGATTCTGTCCTTCACTTTGGTTCAGAGATGTAGATAGCACCTTCACCATGTTTGACAGCAAAGACAATGCTAATGagtttttaagttttctaaatAGTCGACACGATAGCATTAAGTTTACTATTGAATTCGAAGAAGACAAtaagattccatttttagacATCCTTCTCAAATGCTGCCCTGACAACACTTTCTCTACATCTGTCTACCGGAAGAAGACATTCACAGACCTTTACCATCAATCTTTATTACAGGCCGCTATTAAAGATCTGAGAAAGCTCCTGTTGCAAAATAGTTGCCCTCAAGGTGTTATCACGTTCAACATTAACgatgtattgaacaaaaataaaaacaaatcaaataaccctGTTCAAGGTACAGTCCCCAAAAAGGATATCTTAATCGTGTTACCCCAAATTAGGTCTTCACAGTAA